CCGCTTCCCATCAGCGATTCATACAGACGCAAATCCAGCCGGGCGCGCAACAATAATTCAGAACTTTCGTTCAGCGCGACCAACCCAGGCAGAACTTCTTTATCGACCTGACCAAATGATTTATTTCCCGACTGCAGAGCGACTAATCCTAAGACACCGACAAAAAGCAATAACGCGGCCAATGAAAAAACCATGATACTGAGTGCGGTACGGATCTTTATCTTACGAAACATAAATTATCCCTATTGCCTGATAAACGAGAAAGTATGGGCCCTGGCGCCTCACCGGAGCCATTAAGCTATTCACACATGGAACCGCAATAAAAATAAAAGAATGACAACATTTAAAAGAATTACGACCGGTAGAAATAACTTTTCGTACCGGTCAATGATAATTATTTATTGTTATTTATGAGTGGGATGACTTTCTAAAAAATCTTTCAACTTATCTTTATAAAACTTCGCTGACATCATTGTGCCATGTCCGCTGGTTTCTTTACTGGCAGGAATCATAAATACATCGGCCTGCTTTATTTTTTTCAGCTCATTATCCAGTATTCCTGTTTCAACAGGATTACGTTCATCATCTTCAGAATTAATAACCAAAACGGGAGCCTTGATTTTACCCAATGCCGGCTCGGCATTATAATTTGCGGACGAACCCCAAATATAAATAAAGTCATTCGCATCGCTGGTTAACGGGGCTGCCAGGCGTTCTTCCACCAGCTTATCGGCTTGGGCGCGGGTCGGCGCTTTACTCTGGTAAGCCAGCGTCCCGCCGGTGGTGGCGATACTGAACATAATGCTGGCCGTCTTCAGCGCCGGCGGCTGCTGCGTGTAATTACCATTATTCCATGCCGGATCGCTCTTGATGGATTCAATTAATATACGCCGCATCATCCAGTTACGACCGGATAATTCATTCGGCAATGATGCCATCGGCACCAGCGCCTCCATCATGTCAGGGTGTTTTTCACCCCATATCCAGGTTTGCATGCCGCCCATGGAATAACCCATTACCAGGCGCAAATGTTTAATTCCCATTCCCTCTTTTAACAAACGATATTGCGCTTCCACCATATCGTTATAATCATATTGAGGAAATTTCATCCGTAATCCATCAGAGGGTTTAGATGATTTTCCGGATCCAATGCTTTCCGGCATAATAATAAAGTATTTACTACTATCCAACGCCTGACCGGGACCAAACAACTCCCCGCCGAAACCATTCGCTAATAACGCTTTAATCGGTTGATTGGTTCCGTGCAGTAATAAAACGGCGGGCTTGTTCCGATCGCCGATAGTGTAATAGTGAATGCGAAGATCCTTCAGCTTCTCTCCACTATTGAACGTGAACTCGGGAACAATCCAATCGGCCTCTTGGGGAGACGGGAAATTAGCTTGTGCGTGCGTTAAAGGTGACAGCATTAACAGAAAAGCGCCCACTAGCCCTGATACTATGCGGTTATCCATAAAACAACTCTTTGGCAATCATGGAAGATGAGAACACCGATGTTAATGTTTATTAGGAAAAATCCCAATAAACTAAGCAAGCTAATAATGAAAAAAATATTATTATCCGATAGTTTTATTTATGGCAAAATATTATACAGATAGTTTTTAATATGATGATATATCAGGCATTCATGCCTGACCTCCTTGCCCGGACATCCGCGCCGGCAGCCTGATATACCGCGCGCCATTTCATGCAATCCACAGCGGCGAACACGTTACCGATCTGCGCCGGCTCACCAACGCATCAGCAACCATCCATTATGGTTAATCCGCCCCCAACAGCAATCGGGCATTGCATCAATTTGGGATTAAATGGTATTACAATCCGCCTGTAGCCGTTCGATTCCCAATACCGTAAAAATAAGAGCGAATATCATGACAACCGCCATTCCCGCCAACTATTTGATTCGTCCTATTACGGCACCAGACAATGCTGCTATCGCCCGTGTTATCCGCTGCGTTTCCGCCGAGTTCAATTTGACGGCGGACAAAGGCTACACCGTATCCGATCCTAATCTGGACAGCCTGTTTGAGCTTTACAGCCAGCCGGATAGCGCCTATTGGGTGCTGGAATATGAAGGTGAAGTGGTTGGCGGCGGCGGCATCGCGCCGCTGGTGGACGGCGATGAAGATGTGTGTGAACTACAAAAGATGTATTTTTTACCGGTTCTGCGCGGCAAGGGGTTGGCCAGACAGTTAGCCTTACAGGCGCTGGACTTTGCCCGTCAGCACGGTTTTCGCCGTTGCTATCTGGAAACCACCAGCCATTTAACCAGCGCTATCCGCCTGTACCAGTCATTAGGGTTTGAACATATTCCCTATTCCATGGGCAATACCCGTCACACCGATTGTGAAGTGACCATGCTGAAAATGCTGTAGCCCGTTTATCTTCCCCTTGGAGGCGCTCAGGATCTTTGCGGGATCAACGGCAGAATCGGCAAGGTGGAATAAAAGGCGGGGAGTGAGGCGGGTCATCAGCCGTGGCGTTTTCACGGCCACGGCTTTGATGCGGAGCTTAATAATTAATGACGCTTACCATCATCATCTTCGTCATAGAAGTCTTCGTCGTTCGCTTCTTCGCCTTCCTCACCATCGGGATCTTCAAAGTAGGTGCCCCAACCGTCGTAGTTCACGCCATAGCGTTCGGCCAGCGTCAAAAGTTGTTCCACCTGAGCGTCGATCACTTCCGCATTCAATGACACTTCACTGATGGCATCACAGCACATCAACAAAATGCCGTCTTCCACTTCAAGCTCTTCCGCATCCGTCACTTCATAACCCAGTTTGAACGCTTCCACGGCGACTTTTTCCAGCACGTCGAACTGCTCGGCTGAGAAATGGTGCTCAATGGTATAAAGCGCATCCGGATCGCTGCCGTCATCCAGCAGTTCTTCGATGATCAGCCGTGTCTCTTCACGTTGTTCTTCCAGCAATTCGCGGTTTGCCATACCTCATTCCTCATTAACCGACGTAATATTCCGCCATTCTCCCACAGCCCTGCGGCCGTCTCCACCATAAAGTTTGATCCTGACACTTGAATTTGAATAATTACACATATAAAGTGAATTTTAATTCAATCATTGCGGCTGAGCCGCATGGAGATATGCGCCATGACATCATTTTATAAACGCCATTTTTTAAGATTAATGGATTTTACGCCCGTAGAAATTGCCACTCTTTTAGCCCTGTCGACGAAACTAAAAGCCGATAAAAAAAGCGGAAAAGAGATCCGCCATCTGCAAGGCAAGAACATCGCACTCATCTTCGAAAAAGATTCAACACGTACGCGTTGCTCTTTCGAAGTTGCTGCATACGATCAAGGGGCGCAGGTAACCTACCTGGCGCCGAGCGGAAGCCAAATCGGGCACAAAGAGTCCATCAAGGATACGGCGCGCGTTTTGGGAAAAATGTACGACGGCATCCAGTACCGCGGCTACGGCCAGCAGATCGTTGAAACGCTGGCGCAGTACGCCGGCGTCCCTGTCTGGAACGGTCTGACGGATGAATTTCATCCGACGCAGCTGCTGGCGGATCTGCTGACGATGCAGGAGCATTTACCGGCCAAGTCGCTGTCGGACATGAAGATGGCCTACGTGGGCGACGCCCGTAACAATATGGGCAATACCATG
This window of the Brenneria goodwinii genome carries:
- a CDS encoding GNAT family N-acetyltransferase, producing the protein MTTAIPANYLIRPITAPDNAAIARVIRCVSAEFNLTADKGYTVSDPNLDSLFELYSQPDSAYWVLEYEGEVVGGGGIAPLVDGDEDVCELQKMYFLPVLRGKGLARQLALQALDFARQHGFRRCYLETTSHLTSAIRLYQSLGFEHIPYSMGNTRHTDCEVTMLKML
- the argF gene encoding ornithine carbamoyltransferase, with amino-acid sequence MTSFYKRHFLRLMDFTPVEIATLLALSTKLKADKKSGKEIRHLQGKNIALIFEKDSTRTRCSFEVAAYDQGAQVTYLAPSGSQIGHKESIKDTARVLGKMYDGIQYRGYGQQIVETLAQYAGVPVWNGLTDEFHPTQLLADLLTMQEHLPAKSLSDMKMAYVGDARNNMGNTMLEAAALTGLDLRLVAPKACWPEEGLVAECQAAAQQTGGSITLTEDIAEGVAGVDYIYTDVWVSMGEPKEAWQERITLLKPYQVNMAMIAATGNPQVKFLHCLPAFHDDQTTLGKQMAEQYGLHGGMEVTDEVFESAHSIVFDQAENRMHTIKAVMVATLSQD
- the rraB gene encoding ribonuclease E inhibitor RraB, producing MANRELLEEQREETRLIIEELLDDGSDPDALYTIEHHFSAEQFDVLEKVAVEAFKLGYEVTDAEELEVEDGILLMCCDAISEVSLNAEVIDAQVEQLLTLAERYGVNYDGWGTYFEDPDGEEGEEANDEDFYDEDDDGKRH
- a CDS encoding alpha/beta fold hydrolase — translated: MDNRIVSGLVGAFLLMLSPLTHAQANFPSPQEADWIVPEFTFNSGEKLKDLRIHYYTIGDRNKPAVLLLHGTNQPIKALLANGFGGELFGPGQALDSSKYFIIMPESIGSGKSSKPSDGLRMKFPQYDYNDMVEAQYRLLKEGMGIKHLRLVMGYSMGGMQTWIWGEKHPDMMEALVPMASLPNELSGRNWMMRRILIESIKSDPAWNNGNYTQQPPALKTASIMFSIATTGGTLAYQSKAPTRAQADKLVEERLAAPLTSDANDFIYIWGSSANYNAEPALGKIKAPVLVINSEDDERNPVETGILDNELKKIKQADVFMIPASKETSGHGTMMSAKFYKDKLKDFLESHPTHK